A region of Paenibacillus sp. 37 DNA encodes the following proteins:
- a CDS encoding IS3 family transposase, producing MDIYRAIKEMHEEKGYAVTRLCELAGIARSAYYKWLKWTPSTRELENLALAEEVKRRYDKRSGILGYRQMRIQLNRKLKKSYNRKRYYRIMRALELRAVIRKKRPNYVKAPALHIAENVMNRKFQAEAPNQKWCTDVTELKYGNGRKAYLSAIIDGYDNAVVSWVLSRSNNNELVMNTVKKAYRRNPGAEPLLHSDRGFQYTSLEYKRLQVKYKFRTSMSRVSRCLDNQPIERFWGTFKAERFYLEKYDTYDDLLRSVQTYMRYYNNYRYTERLNGLSPNEYRRAA from the coding sequence GTGGACATCTATCGAGCGATTAAGGAAATGCATGAAGAAAAAGGATATGCGGTCACAAGACTCTGTGAGCTCGCAGGGATTGCCCGATCGGCCTACTACAAGTGGCTGAAATGGACGCCATCTACCAGAGAACTCGAAAATCTTGCACTGGCTGAAGAAGTCAAACGTCGCTACGACAAACGAAGCGGGATACTTGGTTATCGCCAAATGCGTATTCAGTTGAATCGTAAGCTTAAAAAAAGCTACAACCGTAAACGGTATTATCGCATCATGCGTGCACTTGAATTAAGAGCAGTGATTCGCAAAAAACGGCCAAATTACGTGAAAGCTCCAGCCCTTCATATCGCTGAAAATGTCATGAACCGAAAATTCCAAGCGGAGGCACCCAACCAAAAGTGGTGCACGGATGTAACAGAGTTAAAGTACGGAAATGGCCGCAAGGCCTATCTGAGTGCCATTATTGACGGATATGACAACGCTGTTGTTTCATGGGTGCTCAGCCGTTCCAATAACAATGAGCTTGTCATGAATACGGTAAAGAAAGCTTACCGAAGAAACCCGGGCGCTGAGCCGCTTTTACACAGTGATAGAGGCTTTCAATATACCTCGCTCGAGTACAAGCGACTTCAAGTGAAATACAAGTTTAGGACAAGTATGTCTCGTGTAAGCCGGTGTTTGGACAACCAGCCTATTGAACGATTCTGGGGTACCTTTAAAGCAGAACGATTTTACTTGGAGAAATATGACACGTACGACGATCTCCTGCGAAGTGTACAAACCTATATGCGCTATTACAATAATTATCGATACACCGAACGACTAAATGGTTTATCCCCTAACGAATATCGACGAGCAGCTTAA
- a CDS encoding helix-turn-helix domain-containing protein, with translation MSKRSPISYEIKIQVVRRCLRHESNPNQEAKQLGVHKNTVTDWIRKYQADEVEGLNESKSWKVYSKELRLAAIQDVLSGNYSVRAVTKKYHISSKSVLVRWISKYTEGKPTRKRIGSSHMNKGRKTTYEERIEIVQYTLAHDLNYQKAIEKYKVSYQQVYAWVRKFKTHGQEALQDHRGRKKPLKELDEQEQLKLRIKELEARNEYLEMENAFAKKLAEIRRRKPR, from the coding sequence ATGTCAAAAAGAAGCCCAATTTCATATGAAATAAAGATTCAGGTTGTAAGGCGTTGCCTGCGACATGAATCCAATCCCAACCAGGAGGCAAAACAACTGGGGGTCCATAAAAACACGGTTACCGATTGGATAAGAAAATATCAAGCAGATGAAGTGGAAGGATTAAACGAATCCAAAAGTTGGAAAGTTTATTCCAAGGAGCTACGACTGGCAGCGATTCAGGATGTACTCTCCGGGAACTACTCCGTTCGAGCTGTAACCAAAAAGTATCATATATCGAGTAAAAGTGTGTTGGTGAGATGGATTTCCAAGTATACTGAGGGAAAACCAACTCGGAAAAGGATCGGATCCTCACACATGAACAAAGGACGGAAAACCACTTACGAAGAACGCATTGAAATTGTACAATATACCCTCGCTCATGATTTGAATTATCAGAAGGCAATCGAAAAATACAAGGTCTCTTACCAGCAGGTATACGCTTGGGTCCGTAAATTTAAAACCCATGGTCAGGAAGCTCTTCAAGATCATCGTGGTCGTAAAAAACCGCTAAAGGAGCTAGATGAGCAGGAACAATTAAAGCTTCGGATTAAGGAACTCGAAGCACGTAATGAGTATCTTGAAATGGAGAATGCATTTGCAAAAAAGTTGGCAGAGATCCGGCGAAGAAAACCGCGCTAA
- a CDS encoding carbohydrate ABC transporter permease, whose translation MKQSQTSRMVSYVIVLLMLALYVFPLFYLFNVSMKTQTEYLLNPVALTEGIRLENFSEAWNKGNFSQYMWNSVLYTGMSTLLTLILSIFAAFPLARRYVKFSTLIYIFFLISMYLPNPLIPQFSLINNLGLYNTQIGYILLKTTGTGIAFLMFVGYIKSISRELDEAAAMDGCGYTRYLFTILVPLMKPILATGIILTAIGVWNDIIGPTIYLSDPNYQPVTKGLFTFYGQYMNNWPLLACGILIVTLPLVVLYVALQRFIVGGAMAGAVKS comes from the coding sequence ATGAAACAGAGCCAAACGTCCAGAATGGTCAGCTACGTCATCGTTCTGCTCATGCTTGCGTTGTACGTCTTTCCTCTATTCTATCTGTTCAATGTATCCATGAAGACACAGACAGAGTATCTGCTCAATCCTGTAGCTCTTACCGAAGGGATCCGGCTTGAGAACTTTTCCGAAGCATGGAACAAAGGGAACTTCTCTCAGTATATGTGGAACAGTGTGCTCTATACAGGGATGTCCACCCTGCTGACGTTGATTTTATCTATATTTGCTGCATTCCCGCTCGCACGCAGATATGTTAAATTCAGCACACTCATTTATATTTTCTTTCTGATTTCCATGTACCTTCCCAACCCGCTCATTCCGCAGTTTTCCCTGATCAATAATCTGGGTCTCTACAACACCCAAATCGGGTACATCTTATTGAAGACGACAGGTACGGGCATTGCCTTTCTCATGTTTGTGGGTTATATCAAATCAATATCGCGTGAACTGGATGAGGCGGCGGCCATGGACGGGTGTGGATATACACGTTATCTGTTCACTATCCTTGTTCCGTTAATGAAACCGATCCTGGCAACAGGTATTATTCTTACTGCGATTGGTGTATGGAACGATATTATCGGGCCGACCATTTATTTATCTGATCCGAATTATCAGCCGGTAACCAAAGGACTCTTTACATTTTATGGACAGTACATGAACAACTGGCCGCTGCTCGCCTGTGGCATTCTGATTGTTACCTTGCCACTGGTTGTCCTCTATGTTGCTTTGCAACGTTTCATTGTTGGAGGTGCTATGGCAGGGGCTGTTAAATCGTAA
- a CDS encoding carbohydrate ABC transporter permease, which produces MYPFGKGKARLIPYLYLSIPLLLYVVFGFGPSLVTILFSFTDATGVRGQEWSFIGFENYKTFFGASNAGDRMDAIGRSLYFAFAVVIIQNAVGLFIAILINKKLRGDKLYRAVFFLPVVLGVTVSGLIWQLVANPLGGPAQSFLKFFGTSSNFFGDYNIAFELIIFVQIWMYMGYSMTIFLAGLQSIPSDLYEAGYMDGASGWKAFTNITFPMIAPAFTVNMLLSIIGALQTFDIIYVLTGGKFNTTTLAFDVYATAFGTGTADYGLASAVAMIQFLFVFTISMVALFYLRRREVEA; this is translated from the coding sequence ATGTATCCGTTTGGGAAAGGCAAGGCAAGACTGATTCCTTATCTGTATTTAAGCATTCCGTTGTTACTTTATGTCGTGTTTGGCTTCGGTCCATCACTTGTAACGATACTGTTTTCGTTTACAGATGCTACTGGTGTTCGGGGCCAGGAATGGAGCTTTATCGGCTTTGAAAACTATAAAACATTTTTTGGTGCATCCAATGCTGGAGACCGAATGGATGCTATTGGGCGATCCTTATACTTTGCGTTTGCTGTTGTGATCATACAAAATGCAGTGGGTTTGTTTATAGCGATTTTGATCAATAAAAAGCTTAGAGGCGATAAATTATATCGCGCGGTATTCTTTTTGCCAGTGGTGCTGGGGGTTACTGTGTCTGGACTCATTTGGCAACTCGTTGCAAATCCGCTGGGCGGACCAGCCCAGTCCTTTCTGAAGTTCTTTGGTACCAGTTCCAACTTTTTTGGCGATTATAATATCGCCTTTGAACTGATTATTTTTGTTCAAATCTGGATGTACATGGGTTACTCCATGACGATTTTTCTTGCAGGTCTGCAGTCCATTCCGAGCGATCTGTATGAGGCGGGTTACATGGATGGTGCTTCGGGATGGAAAGCATTTACGAACATTACATTCCCCATGATTGCTCCTGCATTCACGGTTAACATGCTCTTGTCTATCATAGGGGCATTGCAAACCTTTGATATTATCTATGTACTTACAGGCGGAAAGTTCAATACAACGACGCTTGCGTTTGATGTTTATGCTACAGCATTTGGCACAGGAACGGCTGATTACGGTTTGGCTTCTGCTGTCGCGATGATTCAGTTCCTCTTTGTATTTACCATATCGATGGTCGCTTTATTTTACCTTCGCAGAAGAGAGGTGGAAGCGTAA
- a CDS encoding ABC transporter substrate-binding protein, translating to MKKMTLAIVLVTALLCVLAACSNSSSESEGTQATDSSKKVTLKIIHWQQENINNYIKEFNTKFEAKYPDVKVEYTTVPADATYDQLMQTRMNAGSNGDVDILPLKSSFVGAPQEWSSGAADPMWKQWIDAGLISDLSDQSFIKNYNEADVQNAMTYNDKVYGVNMGKVAFTGLFYNKELFAKYNLEIPTTWDELQHVIKVFKDNGVEALGLAGKDVWPIGLAVQGLQASIHEDQLAYIKGLWTGETKLTDPVQLEVLQKSQDLMNNAMPGFMGIDYGTLPSLFATGKVAMIADGTWDATTIQTANPDLKFGYFPIPGSNDAAKNKNLAGKYDMTWMVVDNSPNKDYAMKWLDMLSEKENYTEFVNAAGFLPTQPDVEMTSEFIQGIQPYLEGFKLSWDQLFINRQNVGQYISEASVHAEMLKPAGPIATPEELAGKSQADWDAAAPK from the coding sequence ATGAAGAAAATGACTTTAGCCATTGTACTTGTAACCGCTTTATTATGTGTGCTCGCCGCTTGTAGTAACAGCTCTTCGGAATCAGAAGGAACTCAGGCTACAGACAGCAGCAAAAAAGTTACCTTGAAGATCATTCACTGGCAGCAAGAGAATATTAACAACTACATCAAAGAGTTTAATACGAAATTTGAAGCGAAATATCCGGACGTAAAGGTGGAATATACTACGGTTCCGGCAGACGCGACTTACGATCAGTTGATGCAAACACGAATGAACGCCGGAAGTAATGGGGACGTAGATATCCTTCCACTCAAATCAAGCTTTGTAGGCGCTCCGCAGGAATGGTCCAGTGGTGCTGCTGATCCGATGTGGAAGCAATGGATCGATGCCGGGTTAATCAGTGATCTGTCAGATCAATCTTTTATCAAAAACTACAATGAAGCGGATGTACAGAACGCAATGACGTATAACGATAAGGTGTACGGTGTAAACATGGGCAAGGTGGCATTCACAGGACTGTTCTACAATAAGGAACTCTTCGCAAAATATAATCTGGAGATCCCTACAACCTGGGATGAATTGCAACATGTTATCAAAGTGTTCAAAGACAATGGTGTCGAAGCGCTGGGTCTGGCGGGTAAAGATGTATGGCCAATAGGTCTTGCGGTGCAAGGGCTCCAGGCCTCTATTCATGAAGATCAGCTTGCTTATATCAAAGGTCTATGGACTGGTGAAACCAAGCTGACTGATCCGGTTCAACTTGAAGTCTTGCAGAAATCCCAGGATCTGATGAACAATGCAATGCCTGGTTTCATGGGTATTGACTACGGAACATTGCCCAGTTTGTTCGCTACAGGCAAGGTAGCTATGATTGCTGACGGCACTTGGGATGCAACAACAATTCAAACGGCCAACCCTGATCTGAAGTTTGGATATTTCCCAATTCCAGGTAGCAATGATGCAGCCAAGAACAAAAATCTGGCGGGTAAATACGATATGACCTGGATGGTGGTGGATAACTCACCGAACAAGGATTACGCAATGAAATGGCTTGATATGTTATCGGAGAAAGAGAACTACACGGAATTTGTGAATGCAGCAGGCTTCCTGCCCACACAGCCTGATGTGGAGATGACAAGTGAGTTTATCCAAGGCATTCAGCCTTACCTGGAGGGCTTTAAACTTTCTTGGGATCAGTTGTTCATTAATCGTCAGAATGTAGGACAGTACATTTCGGAGGCCAGCGTTCACGCAGAGATGCTCAAGCCAGCCGGACCGATTGCAACACCGGAAGAGCTTGCAGGTAAATCCCAAGCGGACTGGGATGCTGCTGCTCCAAAGTAG
- a CDS encoding LacI family DNA-binding transcriptional regulator translates to MNIKTIAGLAGVSVATVSKIINNYPDISEETRQRVLKIMEETGYRPSSSAKTLATKKSSLVGVVFAGKLNVDFSHPFFVQVINAFKKQIGLLGYDLLFFSNEKFLDQGEDYLARSKYFQVDGCIIIAGDEVESSIFDLDASPIPCIGIDIELTGQSSCYIMSDNDKISTKVVEQFYMNGYREVGFIGLERASLVMQQREMAFKRSLNQFSLDEKPEWVVYSKDYAAADGYEAAKKMLACKTLPRAVFAATDLLAFGAIRAFKEVGLRIPEDIAVAGCDDIEACRYTDPALTTVKQDTDKIGRLAAMILFDLMNKQMDNRCIKVEPELVVRQSCGTAMLLAQEI, encoded by the coding sequence ATGAATATCAAAACGATAGCGGGTTTAGCCGGCGTGTCTGTAGCCACGGTGTCCAAGATTATCAATAACTATCCAGACATTAGCGAGGAAACGCGCCAGCGTGTGCTTAAAATTATGGAAGAGACAGGCTATCGTCCATCTTCTTCAGCCAAAACGCTGGCAACCAAAAAATCCAGCCTCGTTGGCGTTGTGTTTGCAGGGAAGCTGAACGTGGATTTCAGCCACCCTTTCTTCGTACAGGTTATCAATGCGTTTAAGAAACAAATTGGCTTGCTTGGATACGATCTACTCTTCTTCTCAAATGAGAAGTTTCTGGATCAGGGTGAGGACTACTTGGCGAGATCCAAGTATTTTCAAGTGGATGGCTGTATTATTATTGCGGGGGATGAAGTCGAGAGCAGTATATTTGACCTGGATGCCAGCCCGATTCCTTGTATCGGAATAGATATCGAACTAACAGGACAAAGCTCCTGTTACATCATGTCCGATAACGATAAGATCTCAACCAAAGTTGTAGAACAATTTTATATGAATGGTTATCGAGAAGTTGGTTTTATCGGGCTGGAGCGCGCCTCTCTTGTGATGCAACAGAGAGAGATGGCTTTCAAACGTTCACTAAATCAGTTTAGTCTTGATGAAAAGCCCGAGTGGGTTGTATACAGCAAAGATTATGCCGCAGCGGATGGATACGAAGCAGCCAAGAAAATGCTTGCCTGCAAGACTCTGCCACGTGCCGTGTTTGCAGCCACAGATCTACTTGCCTTTGGAGCTATTCGCGCCTTTAAGGAAGTGGGGTTACGCATTCCAGAAGATATAGCTGTGGCAGGTTGTGACGACATCGAAGCCTGCCGTTATACCGATCCAGCGCTAACAACCGTCAAGCAGGATACGGATAAAATTGGACGCCTTGCTGCCATGATTCTGTTCGATCTGATGAACAAACAAATGGATAATCGTTGCATTAAAGTAGAGCCGGAACTGGTTGTGCGTCAATCCTGTGGCACAGCCATGCTGCTGGCACAGGAAATCTGA
- the cydC gene encoding thiol reductant ABC exporter subunit CydC, giving the protein MKSGYEHMETVRNGKEKNSWIAPYVAQYRWRFIAVIALGTCAALCAELLLFTSGFLISKSALRPENILMVYVPIVGVRAFGIFRAVFRYIERLAGHDAVLRVLADQRVKLYRILEPQALFLRSRMQTGDVLGALADDVERLQDIYLRTVFPAVTALVMYGGAVIAFGSVDLGFAVWMGLYMLFLVAVLPAISLKVTWKWRVRLKKENSRLYTRLTDGVLGLGDWLASGRAAEFVQQQEEAEEQVDAIRRKLRRWTRWRDLMAQCVIGLLVVSVTLWAGNAASVGQLPAVMIAAFVLVLFPLTETLLPVGDAVEHLPQYRESLDRLKQLEGKGYLPGQNGANDVDGTGDSDRRIRLRIPPKLRADMEINRVSYRYAADDSYAVHDVSLHLPQGKRLAILGRSGGGKSTLLKLIQGALFPSAGKVLINNMPVQTLGDSVTDVIAVLNQSPHLFDTTVANNLRIGRPHATDEEIRQVAAQVGLSGLIESLPQGYDTPMLETGLRFSGGERQRIALARVLLRETPVIILDEPTVGLDPVTERELMRTILDSLQGKTMIWVNHHLIGAEQMDELIFMENGQIAMQGSHEQLLAGEERYRRLIELDRPGWSDLQTVEGKLPTAASR; this is encoded by the coding sequence GTCATTGCGCTGGGTACATGCGCTGCCTTGTGTGCGGAACTGCTGCTGTTCACCTCCGGATTTCTGATCTCCAAGTCTGCGCTGCGTCCTGAAAATATTCTGATGGTGTATGTACCTATTGTCGGTGTACGTGCATTTGGGATATTTCGCGCCGTCTTTCGATATATCGAGCGATTGGCAGGACATGATGCCGTACTGCGTGTGTTGGCCGATCAACGGGTGAAGTTATATCGCATTCTGGAGCCACAGGCCCTGTTCCTGCGCTCTCGCATGCAGACCGGAGATGTACTCGGAGCACTCGCCGATGATGTGGAGCGGCTGCAGGATATCTATCTGCGTACAGTCTTCCCCGCCGTTACCGCACTTGTGATGTACGGTGGGGCTGTGATTGCTTTTGGCAGTGTGGATCTGGGATTTGCGGTGTGGATGGGTTTGTATATGTTATTTCTCGTTGCCGTGTTACCTGCGATCTCCCTGAAAGTGACGTGGAAATGGCGTGTACGGCTGAAAAAGGAAAACAGCAGGTTGTATACCCGTCTGACCGACGGTGTACTTGGACTGGGAGATTGGCTTGCAAGTGGACGAGCGGCCGAATTTGTTCAGCAGCAGGAAGAAGCGGAGGAACAGGTCGACGCGATTCGTCGCAAGTTGCGGCGTTGGACACGCTGGCGTGATCTGATGGCCCAGTGCGTCATTGGCCTGCTGGTGGTATCGGTTACGTTATGGGCCGGAAACGCGGCTTCTGTCGGACAGTTGCCTGCCGTGATGATTGCTGCTTTTGTATTGGTGTTATTCCCGCTCACGGAAACACTTCTGCCTGTAGGGGATGCGGTGGAGCATCTTCCACAGTATCGAGAATCACTGGATCGCTTGAAGCAGCTCGAAGGGAAAGGGTATCTTCCGGGGCAGAATGGAGCGAATGATGTTGATGGAACGGGCGACTCGGACAGACGAATTCGTCTTCGCATTCCACCCAAACTAAGAGCAGACATGGAGATTAATCGCGTAAGTTACCGTTATGCAGCGGATGATTCCTACGCCGTACATGATGTATCCCTTCATCTGCCACAAGGCAAACGATTAGCTATTCTTGGACGAAGCGGCGGCGGCAAATCGACATTGTTGAAGCTGATTCAGGGGGCATTATTTCCGTCTGCGGGGAAAGTTCTGATCAATAATATGCCTGTGCAGACCCTTGGTGATAGTGTCACTGATGTTATCGCGGTGCTGAATCAGAGCCCACACCTGTTCGACACCACAGTAGCGAATAATTTGCGGATTGGTCGTCCACATGCAACGGATGAGGAGATTCGTCAGGTGGCCGCCCAGGTAGGTTTATCCGGTCTGATCGAATCTTTGCCGCAGGGATATGATACGCCAATGCTGGAGACGGGACTGCGTTTCTCCGGTGGGGAAAGGCAACGGATTGCTCTGGCCCGGGTACTGCTTCGGGAGACACCTGTTATTATATTGGATGAACCAACCGTAGGGCTTGATCCAGTGACGGAACGCGAGTTGATGCGGACCATTCTGGACAGCTTGCAAGGCAAAACGATGATCTGGGTTAACCATCACCTGATTGGTGCGGAACAGATGGACGAACTTATTTTTATGGAAAATGGACAGATTGCCATGCAGGGTTCTCACGAACAATTGCTGGCTGGAGAAGAGCGATACCGCCGTCTCATCGAACTCGATCGACCCGGATGGTCTGACTTGCAGACAGTAGAGGGCAAGCTGCCTACTGCCGCTTCCAGATAG